In Piliocolobus tephrosceles isolate RC106 chromosome 6, ASM277652v3, whole genome shotgun sequence, the following are encoded in one genomic region:
- the TGFB3 gene encoding transforming growth factor beta-3 proprotein, which translates to MKMHLQRALVVLALLNFASVSLSLSTCTTLDFGHIKKKRVEAIRGQILSKLRLTSPPEPTVMTHVPYQVLALYNSTRELLEEMHGEREEGCTQENTESEYYAKEIHKFDMIQGLAEHNELAVCPKGITSKVFRFNVSSVEKNRTNLFRAEFRVLRVPNPSSKRNEQRIELFQILRPDEHIAKQRYIGGKNLPTRGTAEWLSFDVTDTVREWLVRRESNLGLEISIHCPCHTFQPNGDILENIHEVMEIKFKGNKMNVELSLDDLWSLGKFSFPFIFPFWVLGLYNTLNPEASASPCCVPQDLEPLTILYYVGRTPKVEQLSNMVVKSCKCS; encoded by the exons ATGAAGATGCACTTGCAAAGGGCTCTGGTGGTCCTGGCGCTGCTGAACTTTGCCTCGGTCAGCCTCTCTCTGTCCACTTGCACCACCTTGGACTTCGGCCACATCAAGAAGAAGAGGGTGGAAGCCATTAGGGGACAGATCTTGAGCAAGCTCAGGCTCACCAGCCCCCCTGAGCCAACGGTGATGACCCACGTCCCCTATCAGGTCCTGGCCCTTTACAACAGCACCCGGGAGCTGCTGGAGGAGATgcatggggagagggaggaaggctgCACCCAGGAAAACACCGAGTCGGAATACTATGCCAAAGAAATCCATAAATTCGACATGATCCAGGGGCTGGCGGAGCACA ACGAACTGGCTGTCTGCCCCAAAGGAATTACCTCCAAGGTTTTCCGCTTCAATGTGTCCTCAGTGGAGAAAAATAGAACCAACCTGTTCCGAGCAGAATTCCGGGTCTTGAGGGTGCCCAACCCCAGCTCTAAGCGGAATGAGCAGAGGATCGAGCTCTTCCAG ATCCTTCGGCCGGATGAGCACATTGCCAAACAGCGCTATATTGGTGGCAAGAATCTGCCCACACGGGGCACTGCCGAGTGGCTGTCCTTTGATGTCACTGACACAGTGCGTGAGTGGCTGGTGAGAAGAG AGTCCAACTTAGGTCTAGAAATCAGCATTCACTGTCCATGTCACACCTTTCAGCCCAATGGAGATATCCTGGAAAACATTCACGAGGTGATGGAAATCAAATTCAAAGGTAACAAAATGAATGT GGAACTCAGCCTTGATGATCTCTGGAGTTTAGGaaagttctcttttcctttcatattCCCATTTTGG GTGCTGGGACTGTACAACACTCTGAACCCTGAAGCATCTGCCTCGCCTTGCTGCGTGCCCCAGGACCTGGAGCCCCTGACCATCCTGTACTATGTTGGGAGGACCCCCAAGGTGGAGCAGCTCTCCAACATGGTGGTGAAGTCTTGTAAATGTAGCTGA